From a single Rutidosis leptorrhynchoides isolate AG116_Rl617_1_P2 chromosome 5, CSIRO_AGI_Rlap_v1, whole genome shotgun sequence genomic region:
- the LOC139850574 gene encoding signal peptide peptidase-like 2 — MGFLKFCWFISLIIVLYNNPTPVTAGDIVHDDKFAPKKPGCENDFVLVKVQTWVDGIESSEFVGVGARFGTTIVSKEKNANRTNLTQSDPRDCCSPPKNKLTGDVIMVTRGHCKFTTKANNAQAAGASAVLIINNQRELYKMVCEPDETDLDIHIPTVMLPQDAGVELERMLSNHSSISVQLYSPRRPVVDIAEVFLWLMAVGTILCASYWSAWSANEAAIEHDKLLEDASEDLSNAKFVGTSGIVEVNTKSAILFVIVASCFLILLYKLMSAWFIELLVVIFCIGGVEGLQACIVALLSRWFKHAAQSYIKVPFFGAVSYLTLAVMPFCVVFAVVWAVYRESKFAWIGQDILGIALIITVLQIVHVPNLKVGTVLLGCAFFYDIFWVFISKKLFHESVMIVVARGDKSGEDGIPMLLKIPRMFDPWGGFSIIGFGDILLPGLLIAFSLRYDWLAKKHVRTGYFLWAMFAYGLGLLVTYVALNLMDGHGQPALLYIVPFTLGTFLSLGKKRGDLKILWSSGEPERECPHVRLEHTHEANE; from the exons ATGGGTTTCTTGAAATTTTGTTGGTTTATATCATTAATTATTGTTTTATATAATAACCCAACTCCGGTGACTGCCGGTGATATTGTTCATGATGACAAATTTGCCCCCAAGAAACCTGGTTGTGAGAATGACTTTGTGCTG GTGAAAGTTCAAACTTGGGTTGATGGTATAGAAAGTTCCGAATTCGTGGGTGTAGGTGCAAGATTCGGAACTACCATTGTATCCAAAGAGAAAAATGCAAACCGAACTAATCTTACTCAATCGGACCCACGTGATTGTTGCAGTCCACCAAAGAATAAG CTTACGGGTGATGTCATCATGGTGACCCGAGGTCATTGCAAATTCACAACAAAGGCAAACAATGCACAGGCTGCTGGTGCTTCAGCAGTCCTTATTATAAATAACCAAAGAG AACTGTACAAGATGGTTTGTGAGCCCGATGAAACTGATCTCGACATACACATACCAACTGTCATGCTTCCACAAGATGCTGGAGTGGAATTAGAGAGAATGTTGTCTAATCATTCGTCAA TTTCTGTGCAGTTATACTCACCACGAAGACCAGTTGTAGACATAGCCGAAGTATTTTTATGGCTAATGGCGGTCGGTACCATCTTGTGCGCCTCTTATTGGTCTGCATGGAGTGCAAACGAAGCAGCTATTGAACATGATAAATTACTAGAG GACGCTTCGGAGGATCTTTCCAATGCAAAATTTGTTGGTACAAGTGGCATTGTAGAAGTCAATACAAAATCTGCAATCTTGTTTGTAATCGTTGCTTCTTGTTTCTTGATTCTCCTTTATAAGTTGATGTCCGCTTGGTTTATCGAACTTTTGGTCGTCATATTTTGCATAGGTGGCGTAGAG GGATTGCAAGCATGCATAGTTGCTTTGCTATCAAG GTGGTTCAAACATGCTGCACAATCGTATATTAAAGTGCCGTTCTTTGGAGCGGTTTCATATCTTACCTTAGCTGTTATGCCATTTTGCGTGGTTTTCGCTGTTGTTTGGGCAGTATATCGCGAATCCAAGTTTGCATGGATCGGTCAAGATATACTT GGAATTGCGTTGATAATAACTGTACTTCAAATTGTGCACGTACCTAATCTTAAG GTTGGGACGGTTCTGCTAGGTTGTGCTTTCTTCTATGACATTTTTTGGGTTTTTATTTCAAAGAAATTGTTCCACGAAAGTGTAATGATTGTG GTGGCTCGTGGGGACAAAAGTGGGGAGGATGGTATCCCGATGCTACTGAAGATACCGCGCATGTTTGACCCGTGGGGCGGTTTTAGTATCATTGGCTTTGGTGATATCCTTTTACCTGGTTTACTAATTGCATTTTCCCTCAG ATATGATTGGTTGGCGAAAAAGCACGTTCGAACTGGATATTTCTTGTGGGCAATGTTTGCTTATGGATTAG GTCTCCTTGTAACTTACGTGGCGTTAAATCTTATGGATGGTCATGGTCAGCCAGCATTGCTATACAtcgttccttttactttag GGACCTTTTTGTCATTAGGAAAGAAGAGAGGGGATCTCAAAATTTTATGGTCGAGCGGTGAACCCGAAAGGGAATGTCCACATGTTCGGCTTGAGCACACTCATGAAGCAAATGAGTAG